AGTTTGCAAATTCAGACGCGGTATTACCTGGTCCTGATTCAGAAGAGAGGTCCTGCGATTCAGAAGCAGGCGAAGGCTCCATCTGAGGAATCTTGCAAGATTGctcctcctcccactcctctgcctcctgctcgAGTCGCCAGTTGTCCTCCTGGATGTAGTGTCTCAGCTCCGGGGGCAAGGCTTCCACTTCCTGCTGAAACTGTCCAACCTCCGAGCCATCGTCCTTGTCTGGAAGAAATGCAGGACTGGCTTGTAACGGAACACGTAGTAGCAGGACACCACCGTTGGAGACTAAACAAATACACAGTATTATAGAAACCCACAATCAAACTGGCTGAGGGataaatgggaaaaaacccaactgtctACTAGCTTTGAAATTTAAGGTGATTCATAAGCAAAAGtgcaaaaataaagacaaatctACAGagctatctgaaaaaaaaaaaacatttttgttctacCCCTGGACGGCATTTATCACAGAGAAATTCCAGAAACAGCGCCTGCTGATGCAGTAGGTCAGAAATACATCCTTATTCAAGGGCTACCATTGTACAGAGAACAGTATTTATACCGCCAAGGGCTGGAAAATTCACAGTTCAGCTGGAGACATCATATCTACAACACTACATAGCATATAAAGGTAGGGAACTGCACAGATTCCATAGAGTGAGTGTCATGCTGGTATTCCTCAGCACTTTTCAGATCTACTTCagtattcagttttaaaatagcaCAAAACCCAAGCAGTATCAGCTTTAGACAAGTCTTAAAATTTATCAAAAGCAAACGGCAATTCTCTACACTAGATATTTCTTACGCACCCATTGTAAAAGCAAAGCATCttcaaaaaaccaacaaaaattgcattaaatagggggaaaaaaataatcacggGTTCATTTCAGAAACGGAACTGTCATAGGAAGCCAGACAAAGAACAACCTCATCAGATCCTCATCAGCCACATTTAGCAATGAACAGAATCACAGTTCTCCattgtttctttctatttattaCATCAAAATGAACCACGCGTGAAATTATTAGGTTCTTCTACAGCTGTTTGCCATGTATAGTACCACGTGCACGCTAATTTCTCCACATAACTATTTATACATTGGCACCGCAAACATACTTGCAAGTCTAAGCCACTGTGACCAATAACTCATTCACTAGGGAAGGCTGCATAAAAAAGGAGCCCCGTTTAGGTTCAATATAACGGTATCACTAAAAACCAAGCCAATAAGCCAGAAAGTGTGATAAAAATGGGAGAAATAAAGTAGGAGGTGTTTCACATGCCCTTATAAAAGAAACACTGTCATATAAACTATATAAAGAGTCGAAGTGAAAAACACCAGCAGCAGATGCGTGTTGAAAGTGGCAAATGGGGAGCTTGAATATTTACACGCATTAATAATACATAAAGTACCGTACCTAATCTCACCGGTACCgttctttcttcagttttcaacCCTATCAGGAATTTAGAAATGAATCGAGTACAGAGCACATTATTTCACTTCTATCTGGGGTGAAGTTTTTTGCGTAGTCAAAAGACAACTGTGCCAAAGAGAAGCTGAGGAACGTAACGATCATGCAGGTTAGAGAGACACAATAATACACAGATGTCTAATTAACCAGCAGTTTTGGCTCCAGTACCTGCAACAAAGCGGGACACCTTATCACTTATGTACATCAGGCAGTAGGCACTGGCATTCTTCAAGCCTCCGAATGAATCTCTCTCCAATTCCTCCCACGATGATTCCGTCACTGAGATGTCATTGTATTTCAGCCAGCTTTTTCGAGGCTGGTCGTATATGTAGGCCCAGTAGTGACCAGCATTTGCTTGCCCTTCATGTACCAAGACTGCGTGCAAACGATAGGGAACCTGCAAGTTCACACGGACATAGTTTTCGGACGCACTTTTGGTAAATGAATTTGCCTGACCTCTGTACAAACGTTGCAAATACGTTCATAGCTGCAGCCTGGTACCAGGCTCCTGATTCACATGGTACATTTCCCACTAAGCGAGAACtgacttttaagggaaaaagcaACACGATTTTCATAAAGAATCCTTTCTCTGCTTCATCGCAATATTGGGATTTTTTCAAATACAATAAAGTGGACAACTTAAACCGACAGCTACTAACAAAAAACAGCATCAGCAACATCAGTTTAATATCTACCGAACGAAGCTGCATTTCTTACCTGTTGGAGGAGAGGGTCACAGTACATTTGTTCAATGGACAGGTTGATTCTGGTAATAGACTCCTTCAGATCTGCCAAGAACATCACGAGTGAGAGAGATACAGAAAAACTAATGACTACTCATCAGGCTATTCTGGCCCCTTTCACTTCAAAAAGTTTGAAGCCATGCAGGAACTAACAAATACACTTAAGACCAGGGCTGAAGCCTGCACAAGATTAGTTGCAGGTCAGGATGTATCCAGTTGAAGCAACAGAGGGGAAATCAGGCTGGCGTTCAGCAGAAAAATCACAACAAATATACTTGGGGCCAACCTTGCACGTCTTGTTCAATCTCGTTTCTCCACCGCTGCAGACACGACCGAACAAGGTTCCGCTCCTCCTCGGAAACCACGTGAGGAGCTGGACATTCAGACATTTCTGCTGGCGAACCAGAAGGATGGAGCGGCGTACTCGATTTTTGCTGCGGCGAGGGACTTGACAAAAAGAAAGCTGCATCTTCAGTCCTAGCGTCCTTCCCTTCTAGTACGCTGTGAAGCAAAAGCCAAGAGTAGTGGACAGGTTTTTCTATCTTTCtcttcgttttttttttctctttttggaaaaCAATATGAAATAAACCAAGCAAAAATTGCTCCAGAGCcagagaagcatttctcttccaGGACGGTACAAAATGTAAAGAGAACAAGTACACTGAAATGTACTTCTACTTTAACAGATGAATTAAAATATAGGACAAATAAAGGCTGAAATTCTTACAGAACCCTGTAAGCACAATGAGCAATTCTAAAAATTCCTTCCCTTACTACTAAGAAACTCATGTATTTAGTCAGCTTAATTTAGAGTGTAAACCAACCATGGTGGCCAGGTTTGTAATAATCCAATATTGCAGTAATTTACTGGTTGATGAAGCAAAAAAATTAGTAGCCTAACCAAAAAGAGCATATAATTTAACTCAGAATTGCTGCTTAGACAAGGAATATGGTGATGCTTCTGGAAGAAGAACAGACTAGATGCAATGTTATATTTACACAAACAGAACCAGATTAGGAGCAAAGTAGCGACTGACTACTTGCACAGGCATTCATACATTACAGCATCATGCTCACAAGTGCTCAGATAAACAATCCACttttagaatcatggaatcatttaggttggaaaagacctttgagatcatcgagtccaaccgtcaacccagcactgccaagtccaccactaaaccatgtccctaagcaccacgtctttTAAtaccagggacggtgactcaaccacttccctgggcagcctgttccaatgctcgaTAACCCTTgcggtgaagaaattgttcctaatgtccaatctaaacctcccccggcgCTACTTGAGGCCGTTCCCTCTCGTCCTATGGCTTGTTACTCGGGAGAAGAGTcggacccccacctcgctacaacctcctttcagggagttgtggagcgcaatgaagtctcccctcagcctcctcttctccaggctaaacacccccagttccctcagccgctccccatcagacttgtgctccaggcccttcaccagcttcgttgcccttctctggacatgctccagcacctcaatgtctttcttgtagcgagGAGCCCAAATTTTAGAATGCAAACCAGGAGCATTTAGCTGAAAGGCAAAGTGTTCTCCTacgaattatttttatttctgtttactaACCCATTCGGCTGTGAAAGCACGTCCAAAACGGGAGGCTCGGCTTGGGGCTGCAAGAGTGTTGTCTGAGAGCCCTGAGCAGAAGAAACAACTGGCTTTGTAGCGATGAATTCGAGAACATACTGGAGCATGTCGGGCAGTGGAAAGCGGGCCGGGCCAGAGCCGTATTTCATGTACCTACAGAAAAAAGCAAGGTGTTGCATGAATGTGACTGGTTAAACATGAAGGGACCACAGAAGAGCAACGGAAGAAAACTCCCGGGTTGGGATGCAGACAGTTTAACCagtgaaggaaggaagggaaaaacccaggTGATGCAAGGGGACGCAGGCACCGTCTCCCCGCAGCGGACCTTGAAAGCCTTGAGGCTGCggggcactgctcagcagcagccaaagcaaaCCCCGCAGGATGCTACACATGGGCCTAAATATAAACTGTTTTCATGACACCCATCAGCACCTCAGCAAGCGCAGATACCACCAGGGCTACTGCGACACCTCTTTGCCTGCCTCTTGTTTACagaactgtcattttaaaaataaaaactgtaagcAAATTTAATGCTGATTCAAAGGACTTTTACACAAAGAACCTGGAAAATGAAATCTTCTGGCTGTCCACAAACCAGATCTTTGCTATCgatctccttccttccccaatAAATAATGCCAAATGCTAAGCTGGAGGGGACATctaatataaaaaataacataGATTCTTTTTAATGTATTACTGGGCTTCCTCACTGAAACTTGCCAACACAGCTGACAGCGACTATTGTACTATGTACAGAATTTATTCTTGTAACAGCATCAGTAACATTCAGAAACCATCAAAATTACGAGTTCGTTTTTGAAAACACACTTCCTCACGCCACACTTCCCAGAACAAACCCAGTTCTGTTTGTCCTTCCTCTACAAGCTTCTCTTCTATCGGAAAGCTCATTTGAAAGGAAGCATTTGCACGCTCCCACAGAGCACAAAAATAAAGCTAGCTGACTACTTACCTTTCCAGTTTCTGCTGCAGAATCACCATTTTCTCCTTCAATCTCttcatttcttctctcttcctctgaatAAGCTCTTTACTGCCGTAGAGGTACctaaaaagagaaatacagagcCCCGCCACGTGAGATTTGTTGATTCCTAACATCCACAaactttcacaaatattttagaaTCCTTCCTTGCTCACCCATACgacctttttaatttctttaattacaaTAAAGCAATAGCTTTAAACGTACCGTACAACAGAACAACTCACCTGTCCATATAAATAGTCTGGGGAAATTCTAGCTTGGTGTGAATTTTCTCTGGCTGTCCTAGTGACTGATTGAACTCAAATCGGGAGAGTTCAAAGGTCAGTACTGGTGGGAGTTTTGTAAACCAGCGCTGTAACAAAAGCAGAAATGCCCCCAAAGGGACTTGTTTTAAGATGACTGCTAAACGGCACATTTTAGACCGATCCTAAATGATTTTAGACTGATCCTAAATGTCGGTTTGTCTTTAAAGACTGATTTAGTATAGATTTTGTTTACGGAGTGACTTGTCAGAAAGCCAAATTTTACGAGATTAAAATTTGCGcttccattttacatttttaccGTGAAAAAGCCTCGTAATAGCTCTCAGAAAGTTACTTTTCATTGCCTGATGCATCCAGCTTGATGGATTATTAACGGGTCCAGCACTGAATTTTACAAAATTAGCAGACGCTGCACAAACTCTGGATGTCAGCTAAGAGCCTCCAAGAGAGTTCTTTTCTAATGTAGGTCACATGCAATGATGAAGAACAAAACACAAGTCCTTAAGCAGTACCTGATTCCTTATCCTCTCTCAGTCTATTTACAGGCTATTCAATTTAGGAGATTCAGAGAAGAAACCCACTTTCTCTACGTTTCATACACTGTTTCAAAGAGccatgctgaaagaaaaattctcAGTTGAATTTAcacttcctctccctcctcctgggtTCACAAACACTTCCAGCATCCACGGCCAGAAGTTTCCTCCACCTACCTTAGCATGGCACCACCCAGACAACGCTCCCGGCTGGACTCGGGATGAGCACACTAAGCTCATTTTCCTTTGCAGGCTTCATGTCCGATGTCCTGCCACAATAAATCTGCCCCACACCAAAGTGCAACAGCACATTGTAGATCTGAAATACTTACAATGaaggtgtatttttttaattatttttaaaaaactttggaAGGAAATGGCCAGGTAGCAGAGCTTTTTGAGAAGAAGCCCAATCTTCAGAACAAGAGAAcacaaaaacagagaaggaatgaTATACACACCTATTATCTAGGAGAAATATCAGTTCTCGTTAACCCCACTGATGCTTTGAGCTTCGGTACACTCACCTACGTTCTCAAAAGACAAAATGCACCTTATTCTCTATGTCCCCTATCATGCAGTCCTCTAGCCACGACATCCTAGGAAGCGAAATTAAGATGCAGAGTTTTTCCAGTCAGATTTCTTAGCAATAAAGCCAGAGCCTTTTCCTTCTATCCGTCCAGACAAAGAATGATCAAAACATCTCCACGATTAGTCCAATTTCCCTTATCTTTCGGACAAGGATTTGGAGGAACTAAAAAGCTTGGATTGAAAAGAACCCGCCTGGTGAGCTCCCTACGTCCCTTTGTCTCTGGCACCAGCCCACATCAGTTTCGCCTACATCTGCTGTAAAGGCATTTGAACGGCTTCAGGCAGGAACTAGGAAAGCCAGAAACAAATATTTGAGTCCAGAGTCGGACAGGGCTTACCCGCCCAAGACTTCATTTCTCCTTTGCTAGTTTAAACCACAGCAACGAATTTTTCAGACGTTCTCATAAAACTGAAATACCTTTCCCTGCCCCCTCTACACCAGACACCTTTGCAAATTTCTTAATGTTATTTCCCAGTCTTTCTCTAAGCTAACTTCTCAGCTGCTCTTACACATGGAGGATGCTGAATGTAATGGTAGACCTTTGCTTTCTACTTCGCTGCAACTAAGTATTTTATGATTGGTTCGTGATTcgtgagatttaaaaaaaaaaaaaaaggagaaaaaaaaatcagcacagtCGGAAGGTaagagtgaaaatgagaagaaaaaaaacacacactgtAATAGGGAGAAAGATACAAATTCCAAATGGCATACCATAGAGTTAAGCACTGTACTTTTACCCTCCGAAAATATGGAGGCAGTGGTTCTCCCCCTACTCAGGTACAGGTAGGCttcaacagaaagagagagactttATCACACTTGCATCAGAAGCAGATGTTTACCTTTTTAACTTAAAACAAACTCCTCGAACTGCTTATATAGGACAACACATCTTTACAAATAAGCAAAGACTTAGTGTCTCGCCATGTAACACTAACATACGTTTATGCGAGATTCCAGGtatccagaaaatattttgtacGCAAATTCTTAGGGAATATTTACAATTGCCATTTAACGTTATCAAAACATACTGAGACACCCCTGCGCTATATGCGTTGCATTTTTCTGCAGCAGGCAACCAAAagctcaaaaccaaaacataaaacTAACCTCCTGTCCGTACTTCACTGACTGAGATGCTGTCGCCTCATCCATCTCTCCCTCCACCATGGCTCCTTCCAAGCACTCATTCAAGTTTCGATAACCATTTACCTGAAGGGGATACTGCCCAAAGGCTTCGATCTTAGAAAAGGTATTGCCTGGATGATGGAAACGATACAAAACCCGTGAACTAACTTAGGAGAACAAAAAACTCTGGTTAACTCAAGAGTTTGTTGTCAGCACCAGCTAGAGGCGCTACATGCAAGATCCGAACCGCATATAGCTCTCTGTATGCACATCTGTCAGGGTAAGCCTCCTTATAAACAAGTGCTTTCAAATTCATGAGCGCTTGCAAGCATTGAAGGTTTTCAGAAGACAGGCTTGATAAATGCTACAGGCAATTTTATCAAGACGACTATTTGCAAGTTTAAAGAACTAGGCAGTTTCATCAGGAATGTGCAACAAAATCCTGTGTCATCACTGCTATAAATCAAAACACTCAAAGGAGTTAAAAAGTGAATCTGCCAAACCCTTCACTCACCCTCATGGACACCCTCAGTCAAGAAAGTCCCGTAGAAAAGTTGTACCATTGGGTTTTCAGATTTGTCCCCAGGGCtcctgtttcagaaagaaaaagcacacatTCATTTGCAGCTGTAGGCTGCAAAAAAGCCCCAAGTCATAATCTAAGCCTCTGCTTGGCAATCTTCCTACAGCCAAAAGTAAAGTTTCCTATCCAAACACAGAACCCAGAGGAAGCGTCTCATCTGTTTCCACACTCAAAAGCACGTTGTAACACTTACACTggcaaggaaggggaaaaaaaacagttaaagcaCTACCTTTGGAAATGCAGTTCCAAAAAAACAGATCTTTCATGTACACCCGTTCTGCTGAGTTCCCCTAAAAAGACTATTTATTCTGCAGGCCATATAGGCATTGAATAAAGTCCAACGTACAGAAAATGTACATGTAacactccaaaagcatatttcgAGCTTAAGGAGCATCATCCTCAGTAAACAAAAAACCTCGCATTTACTCAAAATTTTCACGTAAAGCCCTCTCGTTTATTAAGGCGTcgcatttaaaatctgtttctcctCAGTGTCAGGTCAAACTCCCGAGATCACAAAAAACTCACTTGACATTCACAGCAAGCTGGAACGCATCCTCCAGCCAGTCCAGTAGTTTGTGTGTAAATTCACTCACATCTTGCTAGAAGAGAGACCAAAGTCGAGAGTCAAGCGTAATACCAACCAGAAAGCGTTTTCACGGTCTACTGGTTTCACAAACCTACTGGAACACAACCCGACTGGTATTGCTGTACCTACCCCGCTGAAAGAAGTGTGAAACTGAAGTGCTGAGCTGATTTAGACCGATAATGAACACTCTGCTCATCTGAAAACTAGATCAGAGGAAATTATTGTGATCGCTACTCAACTACCCAGATGGCACTGGGTAGAGCACTGTTACGCTGGCTGTTTAATTAGCCAGCACGTACATTTCCCCTAAATGACACAGGGACAGCTGCTTGTCAGTTGACAAACATGGGAAGAGGCCTCTGAAAGTGATAGCAGGATGAAGCAAAATAGGATTGCTGTGGCTGTGAGTGCTgttttgaagaaagcaaaaggctTTTTAATGCGGTtttacctgctgttcttcagcgGATCTAAACGCGTCCCTCAAGAGTTCCAGTGCTGCAGAAGGGTCTACAAACTTACGACGTGTCCCCAGCATTAAAGCAAACAGACACTGAAGTTCTTGCATGAatgcaatatttctttttccctgcattgcaaaaagaagaaaagccaaacCCTTCCTGCAACTCAAAACCAGCAGCATCTTAAAACAAAGTGCTACAGAATACTACAGGCACATACCTTAAGAGGTACGCTAACAGCCAAGGAAAGAGGAGACATTAAAAAGGACAAAAGCAGAAAGACATGCAGTGTCATTTCTTGGAAGCAATCTGGTCTCCCGATGGATGCATGGGAGAAAAAATTTAACCGAAACAAAACCTTTGGAGAAAAGAGCGCCAAAAGTCATAATTGCTACAACAGAAGTCAAAACCCGGTGAATTTATGAATTTTTTCTGTCTGCACTTTGGGTTTTTAGAGTATCAAGAGCACACGTGAAACCAAGTAAAACGAAGTCTCTTAAATGGCGGTGGCCGGACGCTAGAATGATATAACATGCGAAGGATAATTCTATGTATGCCTTTTTCTCTAAATGATTTCCAAGCACCTTCTGCTGACCGCTGTCAGGAGGTACTGGGGCTAGAGGGACCTTCAGACCGGCCCAAATACCAGTTCTTCTACGGTGCAGGCAAACAAATGAACAAGCTGGAGCTAACAAGATTTACGGGACAAATATCTCCCCGCACCACAGTTAGAAAGAAGCTCTAGAGGAAAGCTTTACGAGaagcatctcattttttttctacagtgatTCTGTCTTTGAAAAGTATTTCCCAAATTTGTCTTTAACGCAGCCTGACAATTTGAAAGCCGTTAACGTCGGCACAGGAGTCTCAGATGGCCCCAAATTAAATCTGCTTAGAGAAAGAGCAGATCGGTATACCACAAAAGAGGGAAACTTTACAGCGTTACTCGATGAAAACTTACAGTGCGACTACGACAACTTTCAAGCACATTTTGTGGGAGGGAGTACCCAAGGACCAGCCTCCGAAATTCTGGCAACTGAAACAGAgactgaaagggaaggagaggtaAAGACCAGTCAGCATCTGCGAGGATTTGACTCACTGCAATTTGATGCCCCGTTGTCACTCTTTTACTCAACAGCTTTCTAATTCTTTGATAGCCTTGTGTTACCAAATAAACATTTACCAAGAGAGCAGTCTACGTGCCGGACCAGCACATTCGTACCCACCAAAGAACAAAATCTCATCCTGCCATTTCTAGGGTGTATATAACCGTTTTAGGAAAGAATATTCTATTCTGCATAGGCAAGCTTAGAGAAAACATCCAGGAACAAGTCACAGCGAGAAAGGAGCCCATTTGAAGCTTTCTTACTTCCTCTCAAAGCTGGAGACATATGATTGATTCATGTCTATCTATCTGCTGACGTGAAATGGTTAGAAGAGACAACTCTGCCCAGTTCCACTTATCGCTGTCTCATCTTGTTTAGGTTATCACTAATAATATAGGCTGCCTAGTTGCTTATTCGTTCCAGCATCTATGCCAGTGTATTCCATTAGCTGGAATATGATACACCATGTATTATGGAGCCAACAATAACTGcagtaaaattaaattatcaTTCACTTTGCCAGTCAAGCTTCTGTCATTCAGTAAGCATTTGGACATCGCTGcaccacaaaacccctacatACGTGCACGCAGATTATACGTATCTATATCTATTTTTACGCAAAGCCTATTCAGCTGCTCTCTGGCTCTTTCTGTGCACGCCCAGAGTAAATCACAATCGTATCAAATAAAAACACAAGTCTCATTTGAGCACGGTGACATTCGCTCATCTGCGTACGATGACCACTTCACAGAGCTGTTGCGTATTTCATTCTAACTGATAAACATTTTGACTCTGGGACCGCAGCAACTCCAGAAGAACTTTTCTATCAGATTACCTGTATGACAGCGCTAAACCAACACGTATTTCCAATATTTTTCATTCCAACGGGCCAGTCACCCACTCTTCTCCAGTCATTCTGCTTGGGGTTCTCTCCCCAGACTTCACAGCGTTTCCTTTTGGGGCGACTTTTGTTTTCAGCAGAATGCGCTTCCTGTGGTCTGTCACAAAAGATGCACACCGTGCTGTAAAACACCATCTCACAACGATTCTCGAGAACTACGGGAATCGTACTCCCCTCTAGTCACAAGCGGGACACCAGAGCCGGGCGCTGCTGGGTGATACCCAGCGCAACAGGCAACAGATGTCTTATCTGACTCCAGAAAGGTTTCAACTCTCAAGTGAGGCGGATGGAAAACATGCCTGCAAGACGATTTGGAACGATGGAAGAAGGTATTAAGATACGCGTGTTTTTCTTCATGAACCAGCCGCACGCAAAATTGGTGCCCTCAGTCATTGCTGGAGGCAAATCCAACCCATGGTAAAAGGgagacagcaacagcagcagggcTTGAATAAGCCACAACTAAACCTG
This region of Calonectris borealis chromosome 24, bCalBor7.hap1.2, whole genome shotgun sequence genomic DNA includes:
- the USP28 gene encoding ubiquitin carboxyl-terminal hydrolase 28 isoform X1: MTAELQAPGGGGGGADCQMLLNQLKEITGIQDSAFLHAALKAANGDLMEAVTFLTEEHAQEPAQDAAAAEPSAWEGSAVGKRLPQNVTTALTHNNKDDLHAVDGFRPLESPKAQATDRDAAERPQEAHSAENKSRPKRKRCEVWGENPKQNDWRRVGDWPVGMKNIGNTCWFSAVIQSLFQLPEFRRLVLGYSLPQNVLESCRSRTGKRNIAFMQELQCLFALMLGTRRKFVDPSAALELLRDAFRSAEEQQQDVSEFTHKLLDWLEDAFQLAVNVKSPGDKSENPMVQLFYGTFLTEGVHEGNTFSKIEAFGQYPLQVNGYRNLNECLEGAMVEGEMDEATASQSVKYGQERWFTKLPPVLTFELSRFEFNQSLGQPEKIHTKLEFPQTIYMDRYLYGSKELIQRKREEMKRLKEKMVILQQKLERYMKYGSGPARFPLPDMLQYVLEFIATKPVVSSAQGSQTTLLQPQAEPPVLDVLSQPNGVLEGKDARTEDAAFFLSSPSPQQKSSTPLHPSGSPAEMSECPAPHVVSEEERNLVRSCLQRWRNEIEQDVQDLKESITRINLSIEQMYCDPLLQQVPYRLHAVLVHEGQANAGHYWAYIYDQPRKSWLKYNDISVTESSWEELERDSFGGLKNASAYCLMYISDKVSRFVADKDDGSEVGQFQQEVEALPPELRHYIQEDNWRLEQEAEEWEEEQSCKIPQMEPSPASESQDLSSESGPDQSSVCEQSVRSLSSEHAMIAKEQTAKAIANTADAYEKNGVEAALCEAFHEEYSRLYLLAKETPTPQNDARLQHVLIYFLQNNAPQQVVERTLLEQFADKNLSYDERSISIMKVARAKLREIGPDDVDMEEYKRWHEDYSLFRKVSVYLLTGLELYQNRKYQESLTYLVYAYQSNTKLLMKGTNRGVNESLIALYRRKCLLGAKKQHENEKLNEVAASLFVSCEEARVAEGISILNELIIPCMHLMNNFEISKEDLDAIEVMRNRWCSYLGREDMDAFLDRPKHRRSSSAAPCSSHPSSPLVPRLMQDAAVRSEHRNTLPTTVIIYCEYIKVIRTCKE
- the USP28 gene encoding ubiquitin carboxyl-terminal hydrolase 28 isoform X7: MTAELQAPGGGGGGADCQMLLNQLKEITGIQDSAFLHAALKAANGDLMEAVTFLTEEHAQEPAQDAAAAEPSAWEGSAVGKRLPQNVTTALTHNNKDDLHAVDGFRPLESPKAQATDRDAAERPQEAHSAENKSRPKRKRCEVWGENPKQNDWRRVGDWPVGMKNIGNTCWFSAVIQSLFQLPEFRRLVLGYSLPQNVLESCRSRTGKRNIAFMQELQCLFALMLGTRRKFVDPSAALELLRDAFRSAEEQQQDVSEFTHKLLDWLEDAFQLAVNVKSPGDKSENPMVQLFYGTFLTEGVHEGNTFSKIEAFGQYPLQVNGYRNLNECLEGAMVEGEMDEATASQSVKYGQERWFTKLPPVLTFELSRFEFNQSLGQPEKIHTKLEFPQTIYMDRYLYGSKELIQRKREEMKRLKEKMVILQQKLERYMKYGSGPARFPLPDMLQYVLEFIATKPVVSSAQGSQTTLLQPQAEPPVLDVLSQPNGVLEGKDARTEDAAFFLSSPSPQQKSSTPLHPSGSPAEMSECPAPHVVSEEERNLVRSCLQRWRNEIEQDVQDLKESITRINLSIEQMYCDPLLQQVPYRLHAVLVHEGQANAGHYWAYIYDQPRKSWLKYNDISVTESSWEELERDSFGGLKNASAYCLMYISDKVSRFVADKDDGSEVGQFQQEVEALPPELRHYIQEDNWRLEQEAEEWEEEQSCKIPQMEPSPASESQDLSSESGPDQSSVCEQSVRSLSSEHAMIAKEQTAKAIANTADAYEKNGVEAALCEPKEVEPVKAQPGETALTVQAEQPRDAKETESAAQTSSQVSEVEIPSVGKIPVRSDADGYNEEVMLSPAMQGVILAIAKARQTFDRDGSEAGLVKAFHEEYSRLYLLAKETPTPQNDARLQHVLIYFLQNNAPQQVVERTLLEQFADKNLSYDERSISIMKVARAKLREIGPDDVDMEEYKRWHEDYSLFRKVSVYLLTGLELYQNRKYQESLTYLVYAYQSNTKLLMKGTNRGVNESLIALYRRKCLLKLNEVAASLFVSCEEARVAEGISILNELIIPCMHLMNNFEISKEDLDAIEVMRNRWCSYLGREDMDAKLQMKLGELLPRLLDCSTEVVVLKEPPKIRPNSPYDLCSRFAAVMESIHGASTVTVK
- the USP28 gene encoding ubiquitin carboxyl-terminal hydrolase 28 isoform X2, with the protein product MTAELQAPGGGGGGADCQMLLNQLKEITGIQDSAFLHAALKAANGDLMEAVTFLTEEHAQEPAQDAAAAEPSAWEGSAVGKRLPQNVTTALTHNNKDDLHAVDGFRPLESPKAQATDRDAAERPQEAHSAENKSRPKRKRCEVWGENPKQNDWRRVGDWPVGMKNIGNTCWFSAVIQSLFQLPEFRRLVLGYSLPQNVLESCRSRTGKRNIAFMQELQCLFALMLGTRRKFVDPSAALELLRDAFRSAEEQQQDVSEFTHKLLDWLEDAFQLAVNVKSPGDKSENPMVQLFYGTFLTEGVHEGNTFSKIEAFGQYPLQVNGYRNLNECLEGAMVEGEMDEATASQSVKYGQERWFTKLPPVLTFELSRFEFNQSLGQPEKIHTKLEFPQTIYMDRYLYGSKELIQRKREEMKRLKEKMVILQQKLERYMKYGSGPARFPLPDMLQYVLEFIATKPVVSSAQGSQTTLLQPQAEPPVLDVLSQPNGVLEGKDARTEDAAFFLSSPSPQQKSSTPLHPSGSPAEMSECPAPHVVSEEERNLVRSCLQRWRNEIEQDVQDLKESITRINLSIEQMYCDPLLQQVPYRLHAVLVHEGQANAGHYWAYIYDQPRKSWLKYNDISVTESSWEELERDSFGGLKNASAYCLMYISDKVSRFVADKDDGSEVGQFQQEVEALPPELRHYIQEDNWRLEQEAEEWEEEQSCKIPQMEPSPASESQDLSSESGPDQSSVCEQSVRSLSSEHAMIAKEQTAKAIANTADAYEKNGVEAALCEAFHEEYSRLYLLAKETPTPQNDARLQHVLIYFLQNNAPQQVVERTLLEQFADKNLSYDERSISIMKVARAKLREIGPDDVDMEEYKRWHEDYSLFRKVSVYLLTGLELYQNRKYQESLTYLVYAYQSNTKLLMKGTNRGVNESLIALYRRKCLLGAKKQHENEKLNEVAASLFVSCEEARVAEGISILNELIIPCMHLMNNFEISKEDLDAIEVMRNRWCSYLGREDMDAKLQMKLGELLPRLLDCSTEVVVLKEPPKIRPNSPYDLCSRFAAVMESIHGASTVTVK